The nucleotide sequence TATTTAAAGGTATTGAGACAGTATAAAGATTTTTATGGCAGAGCTGACAGGAGGGAATACTGGATGTTCGTATTGGTCAATTTTGCAATAAATATAGCGTTGGCTACAGTGGAACAGGTGATAACTCCTGAAAGTGGAATTCTTTCGGGAATATATGCATTGTTTATATTTATCCCGGGAATTGCAGTGACTATAAGAAGATTGCATGACATAGGAAAGAGTGGGTGGATGCAGTTGGTTATACTGATCCCATTAGTGGGGTGGATCTGGTTCTTAATTTTAATGGCTAAAGAGGGAGAGGACAGTAGAAATCAATATGGAGAGAGCGTAAGGGAAACAAGGTTTTAATAAAATAGAAATTATAAAAGGGTGATACTATGAAATGGGATAAATTACTGGATGTAGAATATTTTAGAGATAAAAATATAGAAAACCAATTGGAGGAATTAAAAAAAGATTCTTCTAAGATCATCTTCAGTTCGGCTTTTAGAAGGCTGCAAAATAAGACTCAGATATACCCATTGGAGAGTAATGATTTTGTCAGAACAAGGCTGACACACTCCATAGAAGTATCTACGATAGCGCAAATAATAGGAAATAAAGTGGAGAAAAAGCTGATAGAGATGGAGGAGCTACCAAAAGAGAAGAAAGGGATGATTGAAAGTATTTTAAAGGCAGCATCCCTAATACACGACATAGGGAATCCTCCCTTTGGTCATTATGGAGAATTTATCATCCATGATTTCTATACTAAATATTTTGAAGAAAAATTTGAAAATAATGTTGATTTTTATGGGTACCCCTGGTCGCTAGAGGAACGGTATGATTTTGAAAAATTCGAAGGAAATGCCCAGGCTTTTAGGCTCCTAAAAAAGCTACAATATCTAAGAGATGAAAATGGACTCAATCTTTCATTTCAGACTTTAGCTACAATAATAAAATATCCCAGATCTTCTACAGAGGGATGTATAAAAAATGAAGATCCCAGCTATAAAAAGTTTGGATATTTTTCCAGTGAAAAGGAATCCTTTGAAAAAATATTTGATGCTCTGGAGATAAGAAATAAGGAGAACGAGATAGTACGATATCCGCTGGTTTATCTATTGGAAGCGGCAGATGACATTGCATATACAATAGCTGATATTGAGGATGGATGTAAAAAAGGTGTTTTAGGATTGGGGATTATCAAGGAGAAATTATTTAAATATTGTGACATAACGAGGGAAAAAGAAAAAGAGATATTGGAGAGTTTAGAGGTTATAGAGGTCGATCTAGATTATCCCAAACCCTTTGAGATAGCGATCCAAGTGGCGAGAAAGAAATTGCAAAACTTTATGATGGATTCAGTTGTAGAGACTTTTATAGAGTATTATGATGAGATTATGGAGGGGAACTATAAGGGTGAACTTTTAAAAAATTCAAAGGCATGCTGGGTAGAACATGCTTTTCGTGAACTTTTAGAAATCCTGATCAGTGAAAAGGAAGTAATAAAGTTAGAGGTTGCAGGGGATGCAATAATTAGGGTTTTATTGAAGGAGTTTACAGATGCTGTGGCTTCTCCTAATAGGGAAATAGTGGGGACTAAGGAACAAAAACTATTTCGATTAATATCTAGTAATTATAGATTTTTAATGAAAAAATATCCAGATAGTGAGAATAAATTATATAATGAGCTGCACCTGGTAACGGATTTTGTCTGTGGGATGACAGACAGTTATGCTCTAGATCTATATCAGGCTATTACAGCTATTAAATATTAAAATAGGGAGGAGATCTTATGGATATAAGTATGATATTTTTCTTAAACGCAATATTTGTATCTGTAGTCAATATTTTAGGAGGGAGGGAAGCATTGCTTTTTTCCCTTTTGTTTATCATAGGAATTTATTTTAAGAGAAAAGACAAGATCTTAGTATTAGTTTTGATGGGAATGACAATATTTCTATATGGGAATTACAGTCTAAGAACTATGGAAAAATTAAGTGTAGGAAAAACCTATGAATTTCAGATGGAAACAATATCAGACAGAGCTAAGATAATAAAAGCGGATGAAAAGTATTTGAAAATTAACTATTACCCTATTTTAGATAAATTTTTAGAAGAGGGCTCCTATAATGTCCTGGGAAGGATAGGTAAAATAGAAAACAATAGGGTAGAGATGGTTATTTTAAAAGAGGAAAAGATAGAGACTAAAATCAGAGACTTTTTAAACAATAAAGTAGATAAAGTTGGATCTGATTTTTCCTATGAATTTCAAAATTTTATAAAGGCAGTTTTATTGGGAAGGAAAGAGGGAATATCTGAAGAGATCAGAGAGAAATTTAACTATACAGGAACTTCACATATTCTTGTAATATCAGGTCTTCATATAGGAATAATAATAGTTTCCATACTATTTTTGTTAAAACGGCTGCCATACCAGATAAGATATGGGCTGGCAGGGGTAATTCTGACAGCTTATTGTTATGGGGTAGGATTTACTCCCTCTGTTCAACGGGCCTTCATTATGGGAATCCTATATCTGGCTGCTAAATTTTTTTATGAGGAGAGGGAGATGATAAAAGCATTGATGGTAGCTTTTATAGTCTCTAATTTTATTAATCCCTATGCTATTAGGAGTATCTCCTACCAAATGTCCTATCTGGCTCTTACAGGAATATTGTTTTTAGATCCTAAAGTTAAGGAGTGTTTAGGAGAGATCTTACCTAAAAAACTAATGAAATATAAGGTTGTTAATTTTCTTATATTAAGTTTTTCCATCCAAATTATTTTGATACCTATATTTTTATATTACTTTAGAGTTTTGCCTTTATTTTCCTTTATACCAAATTTAATAGTTATTCCACTGGGTTCGGTCACGGTACTGATATTGTTTATATCTCTCCTTCTATCCTTTATAGGATTGGAAAAAGTATTGATTCCAATTGGATATATGTCTTATAAAGCTTTGATTATTATAATAGGAATATTTTCTGAAATTCCATTTTTAACTTTGACATTTTATGGTAAAATCTCCTTATTATTATATATCTTCTTATATGTTATAATACTGTTATTCATCCTCTTTAAAAGGGAAAAAATAAGAAGATACTGGTATATATCTTTAGGGATAATCCCATTAATATTTCTAGTGCCATCACAGAGGATAGAAAAATTAGATTTGAAATGGATGAACTATAGGAGTGTTCCCAATAAGATATTATTTTTGAATAAGAAACCAGAAAGAAGAGATCTTATTTTGCTGAAAGATAGTGGAATAAATAGGTTGGACTATATAGTAACCTCCTATGAGATGAAAAATGATGAGTTAAGGAAAGCTTACCCTGGTGCAGAGAATACAATACTAAATAAGGGTGAGGGACTAAGGGTAGAAGATGAATATTTTACAAATGAAAAAGGAAAGATAAAGATAAAAGAGAGCAAAAGATAAAATTTATGGAAAGAATAAAAGAATATATAAACTAGAGTGTGCCTCTCTGGATGCAGCGTCACGTTGCTTTTTTAAGTGGTGTAAAGTGAAAAAAAGGAGTTAAAGTATGAAAGAGTTTTTTGAAAATTTTAAATATGTAAATAGAGATATGCCCAGATCTACTAAGATTATCTATGGAGGTTTGGCAGGTTTATTATTGGTGTTTATGACAGGGCGTTTGATAAAAACACCAACAATCCTTATTATGATTGGAATCCTCATGGTATCTATAATATTGCACGAGTTAGCTCATGGAGTGACAGCATATTTAAATGGAGATTCGACAGCTAAGGTGATGGGACGTTTGACATTAAATCCCATAAAACATATAGATCCTTTGGGGATGTTACTTCCTATTGGACTTATCTTGATGGGTTCCTCCTTTGTTATAGGGTGGGCGAAACCAGTTCCAGTAAACTATCGAAATTTAAAAAAGGGAGAATTTAGTGTTTTCATGGTATCTATAGCTGGAGTAGTGGTGAATTTCACCTTGGCTTTTTTAGGTGCTACTATAATTAAAATTTTTCCAGAAATATATATGACGAATGATATAGTTCATACGGCTACAGTTTATTTAATCAGGATAAATTTAGTTTTAGGAATATTTAATCTCCTGCCTATTCCGCCTTTAGATGGTTCAAAAATCCTATGGAGTCTAGGAGGGGACTGGATAAAAGATATGGTTGAGAATTTAGACAGATATGGATTTTTTATAATAATTGTACTAAGTTACCTAGGAATATTATGGAAGATAATCGATCCAATATTTGGATTTTTAGTGAATGTCTTAAATATGTATATACAGTAAAAGTTAGTTAAGAAGAGGTTCTTCACAAGGAATCAAAAACTGAGGAACCGTAAAAGACATAATGACTGAAAAAGCTAAAAAATGAAAGAAGATAGAGGAAACATTTAAGTGAAAGAAATATCAAAAAATACTGTTAAGATTAATAAAAAAAATTTTCTAAAAACATACTAATAATATATTGAAAAAATGGGACAAATATGATATTTTATACGGATAAGATGAAAAAAAGAAAAGATTTATAGGGAAAATATGGAATAAACGGGGCAATTCCTCTTTTTTATAATTTAACAATCTACATCTTAAATTATTATATTTTATTAGGAGGAAAAATGTTTCAAGTTATTTATATTTTAGGTGTAATGGCATCATCAATCTCAGGAGCATTAAAGGGTGGGAAACACAATTTAGATGTATTCGGAGTAGCAGTAATAGGTTTGACCACAGGACTAGGTGGAGGAGTGTTAAGAGACGTGATTATGAATCAGGTTCCCTTTGCAGTAAAAAATGAATGGATTGTATATGTTTCATTGGGAGTATCCGTTTTAGCATTTTATTTTTCAGACAAGGTAATATATTACTATAAGGTAGTAAAAACATTGGATGCAGCAGGTCTTGCAGTCTTTGTAGTAATAGGTGCAGATAAAGGAATAGACAGTGGATTAGGTATATTGGGAATAGCTATAATGGCTACTCTCACAGGAGCTGTAG is from Psychrilyobacter atlanticus DSM 19335 and encodes:
- a CDS encoding DUF805 domain-containing protein yields the protein MNYYLKVLRQYKDFYGRADRREYWMFVLVNFAINIALATVEQVITPESGILSGIYALFIFIPGIAVTIRRLHDIGKSGWMQLVILIPLVGWIWFLILMAKEGEDSRNQYGESVRETRF
- the dgt gene encoding dGTP triphosphohydrolase, with product MKWDKLLDVEYFRDKNIENQLEELKKDSSKIIFSSAFRRLQNKTQIYPLESNDFVRTRLTHSIEVSTIAQIIGNKVEKKLIEMEELPKEKKGMIESILKAASLIHDIGNPPFGHYGEFIIHDFYTKYFEEKFENNVDFYGYPWSLEERYDFEKFEGNAQAFRLLKKLQYLRDENGLNLSFQTLATIIKYPRSSTEGCIKNEDPSYKKFGYFSSEKESFEKIFDALEIRNKENEIVRYPLVYLLEAADDIAYTIADIEDGCKKGVLGLGIIKEKLFKYCDITREKEKEILESLEVIEVDLDYPKPFEIAIQVARKKLQNFMMDSVVETFIEYYDEIMEGNYKGELLKNSKACWVEHAFRELLEILISEKEVIKLEVAGDAIIRVLLKEFTDAVASPNREIVGTKEQKLFRLISSNYRFLMKKYPDSENKLYNELHLVTDFVCGMTDSYALDLYQAITAIKY
- a CDS encoding ComEC/Rec2 family competence protein, with amino-acid sequence MDISMIFFLNAIFVSVVNILGGREALLFSLLFIIGIYFKRKDKILVLVLMGMTIFLYGNYSLRTMEKLSVGKTYEFQMETISDRAKIIKADEKYLKINYYPILDKFLEEGSYNVLGRIGKIENNRVEMVILKEEKIETKIRDFLNNKVDKVGSDFSYEFQNFIKAVLLGRKEGISEEIREKFNYTGTSHILVISGLHIGIIIVSILFLLKRLPYQIRYGLAGVILTAYCYGVGFTPSVQRAFIMGILYLAAKFFYEEREMIKALMVAFIVSNFINPYAIRSISYQMSYLALTGILFLDPKVKECLGEILPKKLMKYKVVNFLILSFSIQIILIPIFLYYFRVLPLFSFIPNLIVIPLGSVTVLILFISLLLSFIGLEKVLIPIGYMSYKALIIIIGIFSEIPFLTLTFYGKISLLLYIFLYVIILLFILFKREKIRRYWYISLGIIPLIFLVPSQRIEKLDLKWMNYRSVPNKILFLNKKPERRDLILLKDSGINRLDYIVTSYEMKNDELRKAYPGAENTILNKGEGLRVEDEYFTNEKGKIKIKESKR
- a CDS encoding site-2 protease family protein; this translates as MKEFFENFKYVNRDMPRSTKIIYGGLAGLLLVFMTGRLIKTPTILIMIGILMVSIILHELAHGVTAYLNGDSTAKVMGRLTLNPIKHIDPLGMLLPIGLILMGSSFVIGWAKPVPVNYRNLKKGEFSVFMVSIAGVVVNFTLAFLGATIIKIFPEIYMTNDIVHTATVYLIRINLVLGIFNLLPIPPLDGSKILWSLGGDWIKDMVENLDRYGFFIIIVLSYLGILWKIIDPIFGFLVNVLNMYIQ
- a CDS encoding trimeric intracellular cation channel family protein, which produces MFQVIYILGVMASSISGALKGGKHNLDVFGVAVIGLTTGLGGGVLRDVIMNQVPFAVKNEWIVYVSLGVSVLAFYFSDKVIYYYKVVKTLDAAGLAVFVVIGADKGIDSGLGILGIAIMATLTGAVGGLLRDIFVREVPYIFKEDVYASLCMVSGATYGILVLYTNIDRILLKNIAVITIFTIRVVTIKYNIHLSKKIL